The following proteins are encoded in a genomic region of Periophthalmus magnuspinnatus isolate fPerMag1 chromosome 23, fPerMag1.2.pri, whole genome shotgun sequence:
- the cdc123 gene encoding cell division cycle protein 123 homolog gives MKKEQVVNCQFSVWYPLFKKHTIKSLILPLPQNVIDYLLDDGTLVVSGSDHNTEQININSDLDTEEDVQWSDDETTTTVTAPEFPEFTSKVLESINALGGSVFPKLNWSSPRDANWIALNSSLQCSSLSDIFLLFKSSDFITHDLTQPFLQCSDQDSPDPVISYELVLRKWSELIPGGEFRCFVKENKLIAISQRDYTQFYHHILKQEDIITYAIQDFFSKNIQYTFLDEDFVFDAYRDSQGRVWLIDFNPFGEVTDSLLFTWEELSSGEITQQQEGPAFRYTTSEVTVQPSPCLSYRIPRDFVDLSTGEDAYKLIDFLKLTKSQQEESEDDEDESAPQ, from the exons ATGAAGAAGGAGCAAGTTGTCAACTGTCAATTTTCGGTCTGGTATCCACTATTTAAAAAACATACTATTAAAAG TCTGATCCTCCCACTGCCTCAAAATGTAATAGATTACTTGCTAGACGATGGTACATTGGTAGTGTCTGGAAG TGATCATAACACAGAGCAGATAAATATTAACAGTGATTTAGACACAGAAGAAGACGTCCAG TGGTCAGATGATGAAACAACAACTACAGTTACT GCTCCAGAGTTCCCAGAATTCACCTCTAAAGTGTTGGAGTCAATAAATGCTCTAGGCGGAAGTGTGTTTCCTAAACTTAACTGGAGCTCACCACGG GATGCCAACTGGATTGCCTTGAACAGTTCCCTTCAGTGCAGCAGCCTCAGTGACATATTTCTTCTGTTTAAAAGTTCAGACTTCATCACCCACGACCTCACTCAACC GTTTCTTCAGTGCAGCGACCAGGACTCTCCAGATCCTGTCATCAGCTATGAG CTTGTCCTCCGGAAGTGGAGTGAGCTGATTCCTGGAGGAGAGTTTCGCTGTTTTGTCAAAGAGAATAAACTCATTG CCATTTCCCAAAGAGACTACACTCAGTTTTACCACCACATCCTAAAGCAGGAGGACATCATCACTTATGCTATTCAAGACTTCTTCAGCAAAAACATTCAGTACACCTTCTTAGACGAGGACT ttgtttttgaCGCCTACAGAGACAGCCAG gGGAGAGTGTGGCTCATTGATTTTAACCCTTTTGGTGAAGTGACGGACTCACTCCTGTTCACCTGGGAAGAGCTGTCTTCTGGAGAAATCACACAGCAGCAG GAGGGCCCTGCTTTTCGGTACACCACTAGTGAAGTGACTGTTCAACCCAGCCCCTGTCTTAGCTACAGGATCCCTCGGGACTTTGTGGACCTCTCAACAGGAGAAGACGCATACAAACTCATTGACTTCCTCAAGCTG ACGAAAAGTCAACAGGAAGAGTCAGAGGACGACGAAGACGAGAGCGCTCCACAGTGA